A window of the Vigna angularis cultivar LongXiaoDou No.4 chromosome 3, ASM1680809v1, whole genome shotgun sequence genome harbors these coding sequences:
- the LOC108321969 gene encoding uncharacterized protein LOC108321969 → MSTDFHLHHDLPKLRIAAVKIDDVPSDHHLDALVSSSVVTRADNQTQQEETVAVAVTVTVPADAPTVAEEDESYRTPTSKESKIPAIMSCPPAPRKPKAFASCKRKLFDDFQFFDVTNKEDMDAFFRSTFPKRSCTCT, encoded by the coding sequence ATGTCCACCGACTTCCACCTCCACCACGACTTGCCCAAGCTCCGAATCGCCGCCGTCAAAATCGACGACGTCCCCTCCGACCACCACCTCGATGCCCTCGTCTCCTCCTCCGTCGTCACGCGAGCCGACAACCAAACCCAACAAGAGGAAACCGTCGCCGTCGCCGTCACCGTCACCGTCCCCGCCGACGCACCCACCGTCGCCGAAGAGGACGAGAGCTACCGCACCCCGACGTCTAAGGAGAGCAAAATTCCCGCGATCATGAGCTGCCCGCCGGCCCCGCGGAAGCCGAAGGCCTTCGCCTCGTGCAAAAGAAAGCTTTTTGACGACTTTCAGTTCTTCGATGTGACGAATAAGGAGGACATGGACGCGTTTTTCAGATCCACTTTTCCCAAGAGGAGCTGCACCTGTACATGA